The Oncorhynchus kisutch isolate 150728-3 linkage group LG14, Okis_V2, whole genome shotgun sequence genomic sequence AACAATagtgtagcctacagttgactacGTAGACCTGTTTTTCCCCACCAATCAACGTACAGAGAAATAGACCAAATAATATTTGAATAGAGACATGGTGATTTTATGAGCGTAATCAGATCGAAAAAATATGTTATTGTCATTGAATTTATTATGTACTAATCGGATTtgttaaacatgttcaatttgtagTGTAGGCCAATTCATTGTGCTAAAATTATATGCTAATTATGTTCTGACCCGCCGACTATtagctcagaaaaaaaattgggcCGAGGCCAAACATAGTTGACGAACCCTCAACAGTATGTACTCCTGTTTAAGACAATATgattgttgtttttttacttcCTTTTTGCTAAGAAGTAGCTGATAGATAGTTTATAAGCCTGCCTGTTAGATAAATATAATACCTAGATATAAGGCTGTCGATACACGCCATCACAGTAGGTGGAGCATTACACTTCGCTTAGTGCGGCTCACACTAGCTAGCTGAACTTGAAAGAAGAAGACATTTTTACAGACTGGTTAGCTAGCTGTCTGGGCTAAATCGATGTAGCCATTTGTGTTGTTCCTTTAGATCTAGCTTATTTCTGGTTGTACTTGATTTGCATGCTGTAGTTTTTTGTCTAAGTCCGTCCGTCAAGAGCggctttgttgttgttgctgatgtTGTTAGCCAGAATACAGTTAGCTggctaaatagctagctagcctcTGCGTTCATTTCGCTGGCCTACATTTTCCTATCAAGATGCCGCTGGGTTTGAAACCATGTTGCGCTGTCTGCAAAACAAACTCATCGTctatgtggaaaaagggaaaccAAGGAGAGATCCTGTGCAATAACTGTACGGGGAAGAGCACCAGCAGTGGAGCATCTGGACCCTCTGCGTCCTCCAACACACAGCAGAATAATGTCGGGGGCAAGCAGGTTTGCACATATAAAATATACATAGGCCTGCACTGCACTGGAGTGTGCTTCCCTTAGTGGCTGTACCTCCATACTGTTATACTTCCAAGGCAAAGCAGAGATCAATCATATAGGCATGTGTGATCCACATTGTCATATTGGTATTTGACACATCTTGCCCACAGTCTAAACAAGAGATCCACAGGAGATCAGCACGGTTGAGGAGCACCAAGTACAAAAACCCTGCTACCGAAAAAAAGGTCTCTACCAAAGGAAAAGGAAGAAGACACATCTTCAAACTAAAAAATGTCAGTACCATTGGTTCAATACACAGGAACTCAGACATCCTTGTGTTGGATTGTCAGACAATTGTTCTAATTGAAGCTCCTCAAAATGTGATTTCTTCCACAGCCAATCAAAGCACCAGAATCTGTTTCCACTATCATCACATCAGAATCAGTCTTTTACAAGGTACAGTACgttcactttttatttttttatcattcAGTACTGTATGTTAGCAAACATAACAAACGTATCTGTATGCCACATCTTTTGTCATTGTGCAGGGTGTGTATTATCAGATAGGAGATGTCATCAAAGTTACAGATGAGGATGATGGGAGGCCATACTATGCACAGATCAGAGGTTTTGTCCAGGACCAATACTGTGAGAAAAGTGCAGCCTTGACTTGGTTGATACCAACCCAGGCCAGTCCTAAGGACCTGTTTGATCCTGCCACTTACATTGTTGGTGAGTGATGATTGAATTTACGTCACTTAAAAAAAAGAGGAAAAAaagccctttttctccccaatttcgtggtatccatttGGTAGTAACCAAATGGATACCGCTGGACCTCCCGTACGgagtcgagagccatgcgtcctccgaaacacaacccgaccaagccgtactgcttcctgacacaacgcacatccaacacggaagccagccgcaccaatgtgtcgggggaaacaccgtacaccggcgacctggtcagcatgcATTGCGCCcgtcccgccacaggagtcgctagtgcgcaatgagaaggatatccctgccgggccaaacccggatgacgctgggccattgtgcgttgccccatggacctcccggctgcggcagagcctgggctcgaaccaagaATATCTGGTGgcacttagaccactgcgccacccagaaGGCTGAATTTATGTCACATTAGACTAAAGTTACATTTGAGAATACAGAAATAAGTTATGTCTATCTTTGAACATTGTGTAAATGTGAGTAATGTCACAGTAGACTCAAAGACCACAACTAGCCAATAATGTCTCTGTTATTGATTATCTGACTTCTATAGGTCCAGAGGAGGATTTTCCCAGGAAGATGGAGTACCTGGAGTTTGTGTGCCACGCCCCCTCGGAGTACTTCAAGTCCAGGAGCTGTCCTTTCCCCACCATTCCTATCCGTCCAGAGAAAGGCTACATCTGGACCCATATTGGACCCACGCCAGCCATCGCTATCAAAGCATCTTTTGGCAACAGCAATTAGCTGCTGGGGCATTTACCATGAAGATATTAACTTTGTCTGTTAGCTTGCTAACGGACGTATGTACATTTTTGTAATATAATGGAGACAAGTTTAGGCTGTATAAGACACATTATTAGTCTTTGAATATGGAAACTGGTTTGTAAACATCCACAATCTAAACGTAACATCTTGAACAGTACGATAACTACCCATGAAATGATCATCCACAGGTGACACCATCAAACATGGGATTGACTTTTATATTCAGTAATGTGGAAAATACGTTTTCAAAAGCTTTGTTTACTAGAATGCTTTTAAAACAATCAACTTAATTTTCTTTAGACATCTGTGTCATTCATGTGAAGTGTTTAATGAATATTAGActaacatttttaaataaagaacATTTATTTAGAAATAAGCTGTTAATAGCTTCCAAGTTATCCCTTTGAGTATATTTTTGGACACTGAAACCTTTATGATAAtttacccccccacacacacacacacacacacaaatccaatatttttttttataaaaaattaatTAAATCCCCCTTGATTTCACAGTACATGGTCAACATTGATCTGCATGTGCAAATGTGTGCAGCAAGCATACAGTCTGACTTAACCATGAAACCTAGCATTATCTTTGAGATCATTTCAGCTAATCAGTAAAGCCAAATGGCTGTTAAAGGTGTGTTCAgcctgtgttgtggtgtgtgctGGGAGTGTTACTGTGTCCCACATCCACATGTGTAGAAGTAGACCGGTAGGACAGCTGGCTGTCCATGGACAGCCTCATGGCTGCATGACGCATATCCCCCTGCTGGAACAGGTGAGGATGCTCTGTTCGAGTTGAGGACATGAGCCCTAGGACCGTGCCTCTGGACTACCAGGCCTGATGAttcaaatgttcaaatgttcataaatgaccagcatggtcgaataataataaggcagaacagttgaaactggagcagcagcatggccaggtggactggggacagcaaggagtcatgtcaggtagtcctggggcatggtcctagggctcaggtcagttgaaactggagcaacaagtgtgattattatttgaccgtactggtcatctatgaatgctTGAActtcttgaagaacaatctggccttaattgCCATGTACTCTGaaaatctccacccagcacagccagaagaggactggccacccctcagagcctggttcctctcctgcctttctaggaagtttttcctagccaccgtgcttctacatctgcatttcttgctgtttggggttttagggtgggttattgtataagcactttgtgccatctgctgatgtaaaaagggctttataaatacattggatttgatgAGCTTGACACACAACTGACATTAGTAACAGAACAGTAAATATAAGGTTATAGACAACTCCAGGAAGAGTCATTGAATCTATTGAGCACCCATAAGGCTCtgatcaaaattagtgcactatatggggaatggTGCCATGTCCACTGCCTTCTTACCTTCTCCAGGGTGATGAGGGTGGACAGGATGTCTCCAGTATGGCCGGTGGCAATATCATTATTCAATAGTTTGTCCTGGAGGGTTGCAGTCATATGGTTCCTCATCATCACCTCTTGCTGTATGTTGAACGACAGGCTGTGCACCCCCTCCACTATACTGTGGATAAACACATATACGTGGTCTGAAATATACCTGCCATATCTCCCtgtaggcagccatgttcttctGCATAGTTTGTCCTGGAGAGTTGCAGTCATATGGTTCCTCATCATCACCTCTTGTACTGGCAAGGGCCAGCTTCTCCAAGGTGTCCATGGTCAGGTTCTTCCAGGTCTTCTGGTGCCGGGCCATGTTGGTCTTGGTCACCACCTCTGCCCTGGTCCATCAGGACTCCCGTATCTTCCGGTATAATCTGTGGGAGAACTAAGGGGTTGAGGAGTGAGTTTGGTGTGGTGTGTCGGGAGAGTGGACTTAATACACAGGatggtaatataatatataatcagTATACAGCAATGTGGAAGACACGCAATTCATCAcacaacccccacccccctctgtcATCAACAACAGAGCCTTGGTATGAATAGCACTAACGTGACATGGAAACTATAGGGGAAACGGAAAGAGTGACAGACTTACCGCTAGCCAGCGAACACTCTTAAGAGTTCTTTTCGTCATAGTCGGCCATCTTTTCCTCCAGGTTGGTGGTTACCACGGCGACGAGGAGATTGGTGAAAATGAAGAAGTAGAGACGGTCCGTACATCAGCCCCCCATAAGAATGATGGGAGTGAAGGGTTGAGAAGTGAAGTGTGGAAGGGGTTGGGAGTGGAGTGGGATGGGTTGGGTTGGGGAGTGGGAGGGGTTGGGGAGTGAAGGGTTGGGAAGTGAAGAATTATGGAGTAGGAGGGGTTGGGGAGTGAGAGGGGTTGGGGAGTGAACATTTAGGGAGTGGGAGGCGTTTACCGCGTTTGTCTCACCAACCCGGTTAGAAATATTATGAAGAATGTTGAGGAATCTTTGACCAGAAAGGGCTTGTTTCAGAAGATAGACATCACAAGGTGATAGGAACTGAAGTGGCGTTCTAAGGTCATTCAGTCCCTGGTCCATTATATGCGCAAATTACGCAGACACCACTGGGTggcaatatatatttttaaatgtatcctttatttaactcggcaagtcagtaaagaacaa encodes the following:
- the LOC109903374 gene encoding GATA zinc finger domain-containing protein 1 — encoded protein: MPLGLKPCCAVCKTNSSSMWKKGNQGEILCNNCTGKSTSSGASGPSASSNTQQNNVGGKQSKQEIHRRSARLRSTKYKNPATEKKVSTKGKGRRHIFKLKNPIKAPESVSTIITSESVFYKGVYYQIGDVIKVTDEDDGRPYYAQIRGFVQDQYCEKSAALTWLIPTQASPKDLFDPATYIVGPEEDFPRKMEYLEFVCHAPSEYFKSRSCPFPTIPIRPEKGYIWTHIGPTPAIAIKASFGNSN